The following are encoded in a window of Carya illinoinensis cultivar Pawnee chromosome 15, C.illinoinensisPawnee_v1, whole genome shotgun sequence genomic DNA:
- the LOC122297674 gene encoding uncharacterized protein LOC122297674, which translates to MGNVTSCAPSIISSSGAVKILFSDGRFEVYTKPVKAAELMLENPGQFVCESSTLKVGHRIQGLLADEELELRQFYFLLPMELLYSVLTHEEMSSLSYRSSKALKHGSFNNLGKIFPVLGEFCMFPSEAKTFNGDQDTDLQQEPVLQRYSKQRSWKPALETIAETPCRQS; encoded by the coding sequence ATGGGGAATGTGACATCTTGTGCTCCTTCCATAATCTCATCAAGTGGAGCAGTGAAGATCCTATTCAGCGATGGAAGATTTGAAGTCTACACAAAACCAGTAAAAGCAGCAGAGCTCATGCTAGAGAACCCTGGACAGTTTGTCTGCGAATCCAGCACCCTCAAAGTTGGCCACAGGATTCAAGGACTTCTAGCAGATGAAGAGCTTGAGCTGCGCCAGTTCTACTTCCTCCTTCCCATGGAGCTCCTCTACTCGGTCCTTACACACGAGGAAATGAGCTCTCTCTCTTACAGATCTTCCAAGGCTTTAAAGCATGGAAGCTTCAACAACTTGGGCAAGATCTTCCCTGTGCTTGGGGAGTTTTGCATGTTTCCTTCTGAAGCCAAGACATTCAATGGTGATCAAGACACTGATCTTCAGCAAGAACCAGTCCTGCAGAGGTACTCAAAGCAGAGATCATGGAAGCCTGCGTTGGAGACTATTGCTGAAACACCATGTAGACAATCATGA